Proteins found in one Triticum urartu cultivar G1812 chromosome 4, Tu2.1, whole genome shotgun sequence genomic segment:
- the LOC125550712 gene encoding ankyrin repeat protein SKIP35-like → MDVEGKMNLEIGSKDMEVESKNLKLEEPLPSSAMDMDEPGVAESGEVDDSNGSSKECPLTPRDSMTSKVPLAKEPRSVSTDFGDELDLELGSGEPEPGRQQERKLSRQDRMELSQLFQHAVSAHDWECADGLLAKADAQGLNDVLCVAVDAIWFLSDKEELYAIVALIKRIVSAGANDFTRAALRTSFLASCVSACRGRTTSLADAVSFMGQKLHERLQESHGDEVLKAEASAKVHKFTEWALKCIGLHARVRASRGKGNHGTIIEVQLQLSAFKTFLDIADNDLTGKDFTEAFDAACFPLTLFSSTFDQGWAAGISAAAIQGLLELLVEGGADNVNQCFLEAARYGSTELVRILLQIAQRNSLDIDVDLALGFAAHYGKLETMGCLVEEGNTVAFLGPLMRAAERGCFQVVEWFVNRGCRDMELCLALTAATSSSQVEVAAYLLPLVPQLVLAPLSIEIVKAAGERSTGSLQGVDFLLRSDFLNDPAATYAVADSIARCADEAVDAKLRLFMLEQWSEEAFNKGFVSSQEHFVNITRIMQRGESPVVLRQLPLQLVIAMAYLPLYRECVGSGGRLLPQRLRGQLVEAAGRLEGRQLDRGMQQSELLAILEHHLPRFLIQT, encoded by the exons GGACGAGCCTGGTGTTGCTGAGAGTGGCGAGGTGGATGACAGCAATGGCAGCTCCAAGGAGTGCCCCTTGACCCCCAGGGATTCCATGACCTCCAAGGTTCCTCTGGCCAAAGAGCCGAGATCAGTCAGCACCGACTTTGGGGATGAGCTGGACCTTGAGCTTGGGAGTGGAGAGCCAGAGCCCGGCAGGCAGCAGGAGAGGAAGCTCTCAAGGCAAGACCGGATGGAGCTCAGCCAGTTGTTCCAGCATGCCGTGAGCGCTCATGATTGGGAGTGCGCCGATGGCTTGCTGGCCAAAGCTGATGCACAGGGACTCAATGATGTGCTCTGCGTGGCGGTCGATGCCATTTGGTTCTTGAGCGACAAGGAGGAGCTGTATGCCATCGTCGCCTTGATCAAGAGGATTGTGTCGGCGGGTGCGAATGATTTCACACGCGCCGCGCTCCGGACATCGTTCCTGGCATCGTGTGTGTCGGCATGCAGGGGGCGGACGACCAGCCTCGCCGATGCCGTGAGCTTCATGGGTCAAAA GTTGCATGAACGCCTCCAAGAATCCCATGGCGATGAGGTATTGAAGGCAGAGGCAAGTGCAAAGGTACATAAGTTCACAGAATGGGCTCTGAAGTGCATAGGATTACACGCCCGTGTGCGGGCGAGTAGGGGCAAAGGAAACCATGGCACAATCATTGAGGTTCAGCTTCAGCTATCTGCTTTCAAGACATTTCTGGATATTGCTGATAATGATCTTACCGGGAAAGATTTCACTGAGGCCTTTGATGCTGCATGCTTTCCTCTTACACTGTTCTCAAGCACCTTTGACCAAGGATGGGCTGCAGGGATCTCGGCAGCTGCTATACAAGGTCTGTTAGAGCTGTTGGTAGAGGGTGGCGCAGACAATGTGAACCAATGCTTTCTTGAAGCTGCACGCTATGGAAGCACTGAACTCGTTCGCATCTTACTTCAG ATTGCTCAAAGGAACAGCTTGGACATTGATGTGGATCTAGCCCTTGGCTTTGCTGCCCACTACGGGAAACTTGAAACCATGGGGTGCTTAGTTGAGGAAGGTAATACTGTCGCCTTCCTTGGCCCTTTAATGCGGGCAGCTGAGCGTGGATGCTTTCAAGTTGTGGAATGGTTTGTGAACCGTGGCTGTCGGGACATGGAGCTTTGCCTGGCCCTTACTGCTGCCACCTCTAGTAGCCAGGTTGAAGTTGCTGCGTATCTCCTGCCTCTAGTCCCCCAACTTGTTCTTGCACCACTCAGCATCGAGATTGTTAAGGCTGCTGGCGAGAGGAGCACAGGTTCCCTCCAAGGCGTGGATTTTCTTCTCCGGTCGGACTTCCTCAATGACCCAGCCGCCACATATGCTGTAGCAGACAGCATAGCAAGATGCGCTGATGAGGCTGTAGATGCGAAGCTTAGGCTGTTCATGCTCGAGCAGTGGTCAGAGGAAGCCTTCAACAAGGGATTCGTGTCTTCACAAGAGCACTTTGTCAACATTACAAGGATAATGCAAAGGGGCGAGTCGCCAGTCGTCCTGAGACAGCTCCCGCTTCAGCTGGTGATCGCCATGGCCTACCTGCCACTGTACAGGGAATGCGTCGGGTCAGGTGGGCGGCTTCTGCCGCAGAGGCTAAGAGGCCAGCTCGTGGAGGCTGCAGGCAGGCTGGAGGGCCGGCAACTGGACAGGGGCATGCAGCAAAGCGAGCTGCTGGCCATCCTGGAGCACCACCTCCCGCGTTTTCTCATTCAGACTTGA